Proteins from a single region of Corynebacterium pseudogenitalium:
- a CDS encoding rhomboid family intramembrane serine protease, with amino-acid sequence MTQPPHAPRPGWGYGQTGQPGYGKPFDRPFSHPDQQLAAFGVDPAMDPAAQRKSKFKQQRRTGLLFALGYIAIIWAVHILNMAVFGGALNDFGVHPLDLTSIWHILTSPLLHADLDHLIGNTGLGALFAFLVGYSGKRVFWEVTAFVVLIGGIGTWLFGGIGTNHIGASGLVYGWLAYLLVRGFFNRSARQVLLGVILGFTYSGLMWGVLPLVEGVSWQAHLFGAIGGMAAGMIITSDDPPELAMKKAQKKQRKNPNQPYGLG; translated from the coding sequence ATGACGCAACCTCCACACGCACCAAGGCCAGGCTGGGGCTACGGCCAGACTGGGCAGCCGGGTTACGGCAAGCCCTTCGACCGCCCGTTCTCGCACCCGGACCAGCAGCTTGCCGCGTTTGGCGTCGACCCTGCGATGGACCCCGCCGCGCAGCGCAAGAGCAAGTTCAAGCAGCAGCGCAGAACCGGGCTGCTGTTCGCCCTCGGCTACATCGCGATTATCTGGGCCGTGCACATCCTGAACATGGCAGTGTTCGGCGGGGCGCTCAACGACTTTGGCGTGCACCCGCTGGATCTGACAAGTATTTGGCACATTCTCACTTCGCCGCTGCTGCACGCTGACCTGGACCACCTGATCGGCAACACCGGATTGGGGGCGCTCTTCGCGTTCTTGGTGGGGTACTCCGGTAAGCGGGTGTTCTGGGAGGTCACGGCCTTTGTGGTGCTGATTGGCGGCATCGGAACCTGGTTGTTTGGCGGTATCGGCACGAACCACATTGGCGCCTCGGGCCTGGTCTACGGGTGGCTGGCGTACCTGCTGGTGCGCGGCTTCTTTAATAGGTCGGCGCGCCAGGTGTTGCTTGGTGTCATCCTCGGGTTTACGTACTCGGGTCTGATGTGGGGCGTGCTGCCGCTCGTCGAGGGCGTTAGCTGGCAGGCGCACCTCTTTGGAGCGATTGGCGGCATGGCGGCGGGCATGATTATCACCTCGGACGACCCGCCGGAGCTCGCGATGAAGAAAGCGCAGAAGAAACAGCGCAAGAATCCGAATCAGCCCTATGGGCTAGGATGA
- a CDS encoding DUF2017 domain-containing protein, whose amino-acid sequence MQAWRKKKGLLRSGIKFTTLFDPLEREIIGDLTATVSEALIARAQSAPRDEFSEMMGLSVGHSEAPTDPKLLRLLPDFEREQDEEFEGDNGLLRSLHENDIIKAKLTNLQVVNEALGPTGGVEVTIEEEEAHQFLAALNDMRLYVSADDRGGEAAEQQRAQLIEWLAFCQESLLQAMMGE is encoded by the coding sequence ATGCAAGCTTGGCGGAAGAAGAAGGGCCTGTTGCGCTCAGGCATCAAATTTACGACGCTGTTTGACCCCCTCGAGCGCGAGATCATCGGGGACTTGACGGCGACGGTGTCCGAGGCGCTGATCGCCCGAGCGCAGTCCGCGCCGCGCGACGAGTTCTCGGAGATGATGGGACTCTCAGTGGGGCATTCGGAGGCGCCGACGGACCCGAAGCTCCTGCGCCTGCTGCCTGACTTTGAACGGGAGCAGGACGAGGAGTTCGAAGGCGACAACGGTTTGCTTCGCAGCTTGCACGAAAACGACATTATTAAGGCAAAGCTGACGAACCTGCAGGTGGTCAACGAGGCGTTGGGTCCGACAGGCGGCGTTGAGGTGACCATCGAGGAAGAGGAAGCACACCAGTTCCTTGCGGCGCTCAACGATATGCGCCTCTACGTCTCGGCCGACGACCGTGGCGGCGAAGCCGCCGAGCAGCAGCGCGCGCAGCTCATCGAGTGGTTGGCGTTCTGCCAGGAGTCGCTGCTGCAGGCGATGATGGGCGAGTAA
- the clpS gene encoding ATP-dependent Clp protease adapter ClpS — MSSPMASPELDEAIDVEVATSENLPWMCIVWDDPVNLMSYVTYVFQTVLGYDRKRAQELMMQVHTEGKAVVSSGEKDKVEGDVKKLHTAGLWATMQQAG; from the coding sequence ATGAGTTCGCCAATGGCGTCTCCTGAGCTCGACGAAGCCATCGACGTCGAGGTTGCGACGAGCGAAAACCTGCCGTGGATGTGCATAGTGTGGGACGACCCCGTCAACCTGATGAGCTATGTCACCTACGTTTTCCAAACCGTCTTGGGCTACGACCGCAAGCGCGCCCAGGAGCTCATGATGCAGGTGCACACCGAGGGGAAAGCGGTGGTGTCCTCTGGTGAAAAAGACAAGGTCGAAGGCGACGTGAAGAAGCTGCACACCGCTGGCCTCTGGGCAACAATGCAGCAGGCCGGCTAG
- a CDS encoding nicotinate phosphoribosyltransferase yields MTENQAHPNYSTAFLTDMYELTMLDAAIQDGTAHRQCAFEVFTRRLPNDRRYGVVAGTARVVDAIQNFRFTDAQIEALDFLSDEAKEYLRDYSFSGQVDGYREGDIYFPYSPIMTVRGTFAECVILETVILSILNGDSAVASAASRMVTAADGRPIIEMGSRRTNEQAAVSAARASYIAGFVGTSNMEASYRYGIPASGTAAHAWTLLHVDEEGRPDEVSAFKAQVESLGKDTTLLVDTYDITKGIEHALEVAGTELGAIRIDSGDLGIVSRRVRAQLDEAGAFNTKIIVSSDLDEFAIAGLRGDPVDGFGVGTSVVTGSGAPTATLVYKLVEVDGHPVAKRSSGKRTYGGAKLAKRAYRASGVAVAELIYPLRAEIDTKPALEYRDLVVPLIRDGEVVDKHDELEAARELHNTARTTLPWEGLALAKGDAAIPTRFVGFPEPTE; encoded by the coding sequence ATGACTGAAAACCAGGCCCACCCCAACTACTCGACGGCATTCCTGACGGACATGTACGAGCTGACCATGCTCGACGCCGCCATTCAAGACGGCACCGCACACAGGCAGTGCGCCTTCGAGGTCTTTACCCGCCGCCTGCCGAATGACCGCCGCTACGGCGTCGTCGCAGGCACCGCCCGAGTTGTCGATGCCATCCAGAACTTCCGTTTCACCGACGCGCAAATCGAGGCGCTCGACTTCCTCTCTGACGAGGCCAAGGAATATCTGCGGGACTACTCGTTCTCCGGCCAGGTCGATGGCTACCGCGAGGGCGACATTTACTTCCCATACTCCCCCATCATGACGGTGCGCGGCACCTTCGCCGAGTGCGTGATCCTGGAGACAGTCATCCTGTCGATCCTCAACGGCGACTCCGCGGTGGCCTCCGCCGCGTCCCGTATGGTCACGGCCGCTGATGGCCGCCCGATCATAGAGATGGGCTCGCGACGCACCAACGAGCAGGCAGCGGTCTCTGCTGCGCGTGCCTCCTACATCGCGGGGTTCGTCGGCACCTCCAACATGGAAGCCTCCTACCGATACGGCATCCCGGCCTCCGGCACCGCCGCCCACGCGTGGACGCTGCTGCACGTCGACGAGGAAGGTCGCCCCGACGAAGTCTCCGCGTTTAAGGCACAGGTCGAAAGTCTGGGCAAGGACACCACCTTGCTCGTCGATACGTACGACATCACCAAAGGCATCGAGCACGCACTCGAGGTCGCGGGCACTGAGCTCGGCGCGATCCGCATCGACTCCGGCGACCTGGGCATCGTGTCGCGTCGCGTGCGCGCCCAACTCGACGAGGCCGGCGCGTTCAACACCAAGATCATCGTCTCCTCCGACCTCGACGAATTCGCCATCGCGGGCCTGCGCGGCGACCCTGTCGACGGCTTCGGCGTCGGCACCTCGGTGGTCACCGGCTCCGGCGCACCGACGGCCACGCTGGTGTACAAGCTTGTAGAGGTCGACGGCCACCCCGTGGCCAAGCGTTCCTCCGGGAAGCGCACCTACGGCGGCGCCAAACTGGCCAAGCGCGCCTACCGCGCCTCCGGTGTCGCGGTGGCGGAGCTCATCTACCCGCTGCGCGCGGAAATCGATACGAAGCCAGCCCTTGAGTACCGTGACCTGGTGGTACCGCTGATTCGGGACGGAGAGGTCGTCGACAAGCATGACGAGCTCGAGGCTGCCCGCGAGCTGCACAATACCGCTCGCACCACCCTGCCGTGGGAGGGCCTGGCGCTGGCGAAGGGCGATGCGGCGATCCCGACGCGCTTCGTCGGCTTCCCTGAGCCCACCGAGTAG
- a CDS encoding ATP-dependent DNA helicase, with amino-acid sequence MSDQPFAQTTEDLLAAAVAALGGAERPGQVAMAKAVTKAIDAGRHLAVQAGTGTGKSLAYLIPAIRHAQQSDSTVVVSTATIALQRQLVERDLPRLADALEPLLERRPTFAIQKGRNNYVCLHKIGLDEETPEALIEEDDISWLGKHVKRVAEWAQDTETGDRDDLEPGVPDLAWRQVSVTSNECLGASRCPHGDECFAELAREKTRSVDVVVTNHALLAIDALADVDVLPEHDVVIIDEAHELDGRITSVATNELSARALTLAARRAGKLGADKAILEDVADDFSAALALEEPGRWERISDPARGAFTGVRDALWRTRNAIADAPEGEAANDPETAAERGNLKNHLEDLHDATVRILEVFDEDDPAKHYDVVWLTRSDKYDDSVAVAPLSVAALLREKLFGEHTVVLTSATLTVGGNFNAMAASWGLPDKTWDSLDAGTPFDPAKSGILYTAKHLPAPGRDGLSDATLDEIAELITAAGGRTLGLFSSRRAAQQAAEAMRTRLPFDIMLQGEDSTGALVDKFARNENSCLFGTLTLWQGVDVPGRSLSLVIIDRIPFPRPDDPLLQARANAADAAGRSGFMEVSATHAALLMAQGAGRLLRSVSDRGVVAVLDNRLVTKRYGSFLRRSLPAFWETTNPDTVRGALQRLVAAR; translated from the coding sequence GTGAGTGACCAGCCTTTCGCCCAAACGACCGAAGACCTGCTCGCGGCCGCCGTCGCCGCCCTCGGTGGCGCAGAGCGCCCCGGGCAGGTCGCGATGGCGAAGGCCGTCACCAAAGCGATCGATGCCGGACGCCATCTCGCCGTGCAGGCTGGCACTGGCACCGGCAAGTCGCTCGCCTACCTCATCCCCGCGATTCGGCACGCGCAGCAGTCGGACAGCACCGTCGTCGTATCGACGGCCACCATCGCGCTGCAACGCCAGCTCGTCGAGCGCGACCTGCCCCGGCTCGCCGACGCCCTCGAGCCGCTTTTGGAGCGCCGCCCGACGTTCGCCATCCAGAAGGGCCGCAACAACTACGTTTGCCTGCACAAAATCGGGCTAGACGAGGAGACGCCGGAGGCGCTCATCGAGGAAGACGACATTTCCTGGCTGGGCAAACACGTCAAGCGCGTCGCCGAGTGGGCACAGGACACCGAGACCGGCGACCGCGACGACCTCGAACCCGGCGTACCCGATTTGGCGTGGCGCCAGGTGTCCGTTACTTCCAACGAGTGCCTGGGAGCGAGCCGCTGCCCGCACGGCGACGAATGCTTCGCCGAGCTCGCACGCGAGAAAACCCGCTCCGTCGACGTGGTGGTAACTAACCATGCGCTGCTAGCTATCGACGCCCTCGCAGACGTTGACGTACTGCCGGAGCACGACGTCGTCATCATCGACGAGGCCCACGAGCTCGACGGGCGCATCACCTCCGTAGCAACCAACGAGCTCTCCGCCCGCGCGCTGACGCTCGCTGCCCGGCGTGCGGGCAAGCTCGGTGCGGATAAGGCGATCCTCGAAGACGTCGCCGACGACTTCAGCGCGGCGCTCGCTCTGGAGGAGCCCGGCCGCTGGGAACGCATCTCCGATCCCGCGCGCGGCGCCTTCACCGGTGTCCGCGATGCACTGTGGCGCACGCGCAACGCCATCGCGGACGCCCCCGAGGGCGAGGCCGCGAACGACCCGGAAACCGCCGCCGAGCGCGGCAACCTCAAGAACCACCTCGAGGACTTGCACGACGCCACCGTCCGCATCCTCGAAGTTTTCGACGAGGACGACCCAGCCAAGCACTACGACGTGGTGTGGCTGACACGCTCCGACAAGTACGACGACTCCGTGGCCGTCGCGCCACTCTCCGTCGCCGCCCTGCTGCGGGAGAAGCTCTTCGGCGAACACACCGTGGTGCTCACCTCCGCCACGTTGACGGTCGGCGGGAACTTCAACGCCATGGCGGCCTCCTGGGGTCTTCCGGACAAGACATGGGACAGCCTCGACGCCGGCACCCCCTTCGACCCGGCGAAGTCCGGCATCCTCTACACCGCCAAGCACCTGCCTGCACCTGGACGCGACGGCCTGTCGGACGCGACGCTCGACGAGATCGCCGAGCTCATCACCGCCGCTGGCGGCCGGACGCTCGGTTTGTTCTCTTCGCGCCGCGCCGCCCAGCAGGCCGCGGAAGCGATGCGCACACGCCTCCCCTTCGACATCATGTTGCAGGGCGAAGACTCCACCGGCGCGCTCGTGGACAAGTTCGCCCGCAACGAGAACAGCTGCCTGTTCGGCACGCTGACCCTCTGGCAGGGTGTCGACGTCCCCGGCCGCTCGCTGTCCCTCGTCATCATCGACCGCATCCCGTTCCCCCGCCCCGACGATCCGCTGTTGCAGGCACGTGCCAACGCCGCGGATGCTGCCGGGCGCTCCGGGTTCATGGAGGTCTCCGCGACCCACGCCGCCCTCCTCATGGCGCAGGGAGCGGGCCGCCTGCTGCGCTCGGTCAGTGACCGCGGCGTCGTCGCTGTGCTCGATAACCGCTTAGTCACGAAGCGCTACGGCTCATTCCTACGCCGCAGCCTCCCAGCCTTCTGGGAGACCACCAACCCCGATACCGTCAGAGGCGCGCTGCAACGCTTAGTGGCGGCTCGCTAA
- a CDS encoding aminoacyl-tRNA hydrolase — protein MSRQLAWQLLHERTSADYRQRTEDPRDPETVQAMQLVINLPKQDPPPRNAVLVDAARATVAVCLAEQAGEPGPWREHLQRWYDHRIRKVTRRARNKAWLDVQEVPGVTVGSVRAFVPSAVCDVPHEVSKLQIKGTDLPMEPVEGQVGASTPVIVVDAGLEMSAGKAAAQVGHASMLLAAQRPLEWVQEWAEDGFPLSVREADSGVFAECLAYAREHDGVVVADAGFTEVAPGSVTALAFSEPPLSVAARL, from the coding sequence ATGAGCAGACAGTTAGCTTGGCAGCTCCTGCACGAGCGCACCAGCGCTGACTACCGGCAGCGCACCGAGGACCCGCGCGACCCCGAGACGGTGCAGGCGATGCAGCTGGTGATCAACCTGCCGAAGCAGGACCCGCCACCACGCAACGCGGTGCTAGTCGACGCCGCCCGCGCCACCGTCGCCGTCTGCCTCGCGGAACAAGCGGGCGAGCCCGGGCCGTGGCGGGAGCACCTGCAGCGCTGGTACGACCACCGCATCCGCAAGGTGACTCGCCGTGCGCGAAACAAGGCTTGGTTGGACGTGCAGGAGGTGCCCGGAGTGACGGTCGGGTCGGTGCGGGCGTTTGTGCCATCCGCGGTGTGCGACGTGCCGCACGAGGTATCGAAGCTGCAGATCAAGGGGACGGACCTGCCGATGGAGCCGGTGGAGGGGCAGGTGGGGGCGTCGACACCTGTGATTGTGGTGGATGCTGGGCTCGAGATGTCTGCGGGGAAGGCGGCCGCACAGGTGGGGCATGCCTCAATGCTGCTTGCTGCGCAGCGCCCGCTCGAGTGGGTGCAGGAGTGGGCCGAGGACGGCTTCCCGCTGAGTGTCCGCGAGGCGGACAGCGGCGTGTTTGCGGAGTGCTTGGCGTACGCGCGCGAACACGACGGCGTGGTGGTCGCCGACGCAGGGTTCACGGAGGTCGCGCCAGGCTCGGTGACGGCGCTGGCGTTTAGCGAGCCGCCACTAAGCGTTGCAGCGCGCCTCTGA
- the serB gene encoding phosphoserine phosphatase SerB gives MTAFEVELQAGLKPAVITASGPDRPGVSGSFFTTLSRHNVQLLDVEQTDFRGRLMLAAFVGMDPNDLVDIERELRVALWDYGQRVTIETDVSARADQRPRSTHVVVVLGNPVTAEAVSRLGTELASVGANIDTIRGIAQYPVTGLELCITIPNYSPGDGQEIRKKLAEISAELGIDLAMEHAGLHRRMKRLVCFDCDSTLITGEVIEMLAAHAGREAEVAAVTERAMRGELDFEESLRERVKALAGLDASVIEQVAKDIVLTPGARTTIRTLNSMGYRTAVVSGGFIQVLEGLAEELELDYVRANTLEIEDGKLTGRVIGKVVDRQAKAEFLREFAEDSGLRMDQTIAVGDGANDIDMLSVAGLGIAFNAKPALKEIADASVNHPFLDEVLYMIGIPRDEIDDSNERQGIDGRVALTNREA, from the coding sequence ATGACGGCGTTTGAGGTAGAGCTGCAAGCAGGTCTCAAGCCTGCGGTTATCACCGCGTCGGGCCCAGACCGCCCGGGCGTTTCGGGTTCGTTTTTCACAACCCTGTCGCGCCACAATGTCCAGTTGCTCGACGTGGAGCAGACGGACTTCCGAGGGCGCCTGATGCTGGCAGCGTTCGTGGGCATGGACCCAAACGACTTGGTGGATATCGAGCGTGAGCTGCGCGTCGCCCTGTGGGACTATGGTCAGCGCGTCACCATCGAAACGGATGTCTCCGCCCGCGCGGACCAGCGCCCGCGTTCCACGCACGTGGTGGTGGTCCTTGGCAACCCGGTTACGGCTGAGGCGGTGTCACGGCTGGGGACGGAGTTGGCGTCGGTAGGCGCAAACATTGACACGATTCGCGGGATCGCGCAGTACCCGGTGACAGGTTTGGAGCTGTGCATTACGATCCCGAATTACTCGCCGGGTGACGGGCAGGAGATCCGCAAGAAGCTCGCGGAGATCTCAGCAGAGCTGGGGATTGATCTCGCGATGGAACACGCGGGCTTGCACCGCAGGATGAAGCGCCTGGTGTGCTTCGACTGTGACTCGACCTTGATCACTGGCGAGGTCATCGAGATGCTGGCTGCGCACGCGGGACGTGAGGCTGAGGTCGCTGCTGTGACTGAGCGCGCGATGCGCGGCGAATTGGACTTTGAGGAGTCGCTGCGCGAGCGAGTGAAGGCACTGGCGGGGCTCGACGCGTCGGTGATTGAGCAGGTGGCGAAGGACATTGTGCTCACGCCTGGAGCGAGGACCACGATCCGCACATTGAACTCGATGGGGTACCGCACCGCAGTGGTGTCCGGTGGGTTCATTCAGGTGCTGGAGGGCCTGGCGGAGGAGCTGGAGCTCGACTACGTGCGCGCGAACACCCTCGAAATTGAGGATGGCAAGCTGACCGGTCGGGTGATCGGCAAGGTGGTGGACCGCCAGGCGAAGGCGGAGTTCCTGCGCGAGTTTGCTGAGGACAGCGGCCTGCGCATGGACCAGACGATCGCGGTGGGCGATGGCGCGAACGACATCGATATGCTCTCTGTCGCTGGTCTGGGCATTGCGTTTAATGCGAAGCCGGCGTTGAAGGAGATCGCGGACGCGTCGGTGAACCACCCGTTCCTGGACGAGGTGCTCTACATGATCGGCATCCCGCGTGACGAGATCGACGACTCGAATGAACGCCAGGGCATCGATGGTCGCGTCGCTCTGACAAACCGCGAAGCATGA